A single genomic interval of Cupriavidus sp. MP-37 harbors:
- a CDS encoding diguanylate cyclase → MTPDTAPPSLPAAPAPSAAPRRWLPLLLAGACYFVLAAAALWLARLPGTVAAVWLPNAFGLGLLLNRPRGEGPWLLAGMLVASVLANHGAGDSVGTALMLTGANLAEMLSALLLLRLLDRHGVTGRHGPLAAFAVMLAVGGILAPMVGASAGAAAIAAVKGSRFAPVWWTWWQASALGMALLLPLMLSMTAVRVRAAAARPMLAPQAGALALSLAIGALAQWQGHDPFAAMSLPLVLLALAGNPFATALLALVATLCLQALMLLSHRHEAVPLSAAVIMVLPVCIAYLAEQNRHGRASLRSSDKRFRQAMEHSAIGMALVDMDGRWQTVNRAMTELLGYSAAELRELSYQQLTHPDDLTGDLRQVANLLSGKVEAYRLEKRYRHKDGHYRWVLLAVSLVRDEQTGEPQHFITQVEDIHARKLAQQELERLSRRIQLAVEAGGVGIWEWDLASAGITWDARMHALHGTDPTGGAPLSEQWIALLHPEDVSRVRGEMRRAIRGEAAFDTEYRIVRPGGEVRHVRAMAMVTRGADSTAHALVGTNWDITEQRRLTEALFEEKERLHITLRSIGDAVICTDAAMHVTFMNPIAEQLTGWTMAGATGLPLERVFRIVDESTGEPIPSPVEACLRTLTPAYLQEGAVLQSLTGERHDVQDSAAPVLTARGEVLGAVLVFQDITAARALQRELARSAMHDALTGLPNRTWFEKRLRESCEAARLHGHRAALCFIDLDRFKIVNDTAGHGAGDVLLRELGYLIRHHVRPDDVLARLGGDEFALLLKDCTVDQAEQVCQGVIDAIRGRRFPWEGRVYDVGASIGIAAIDLDVPPVSELMSRADVACYAAKAAGRSRVSVYRRDESDARRHHRELEVAAGIHSALEANRFRLFAQEIRALQPEQNADGSAHRHIEILVRMVDEHGELILPGAFIPAAERYDLMGHVDRWVIRNVLRGYGERLGAVPGLSVSINLSANSLGEPFLLPFLHAELEASALPASRIRLEITETALINNMAAANRLVAEMRRAGCTVSLDDFGSGLSSFAYLKQFPVDYLKIDGSFIRQLADNAVDREIVSSINDIGHRLGVRTVAEWVEDERTLDALRAIGVDYAQGYAIGRPVALDVFLAGHAQRNAQAS, encoded by the coding sequence ATGACGCCCGACACGGCCCCGCCGAGCCTTCCGGCCGCCCCAGCCCCTTCCGCCGCGCCGCGCCGCTGGCTGCCCTTGCTGCTGGCCGGCGCCTGCTACTTCGTGCTGGCGGCGGCGGCGCTGTGGCTGGCGCGGCTGCCCGGCACCGTGGCCGCGGTGTGGCTGCCCAACGCGTTCGGGCTGGGCCTGCTGCTGAACCGGCCCCGTGGGGAGGGGCCGTGGCTGCTGGCCGGCATGCTGGTGGCCAGCGTGCTGGCCAACCACGGCGCCGGCGACAGCGTCGGCACCGCGCTGATGCTGACCGGCGCCAACCTGGCCGAGATGCTGTCCGCGCTGCTGCTGTTGCGGCTGCTGGACCGGCATGGCGTGACCGGACGCCACGGCCCGCTGGCCGCATTCGCGGTGATGCTGGCGGTCGGCGGCATCCTGGCGCCGATGGTGGGCGCCAGCGCCGGCGCAGCGGCCATCGCCGCGGTCAAGGGCAGCCGCTTCGCGCCGGTGTGGTGGACCTGGTGGCAGGCCAGCGCGCTCGGCATGGCGCTGCTGCTGCCGCTGATGCTGTCGATGACCGCGGTGCGCGTGCGCGCTGCCGCCGCGCGGCCGATGCTGGCGCCGCAGGCGGGCGCGCTGGCGCTGAGCCTGGCCATCGGCGCGCTGGCGCAGTGGCAGGGGCACGACCCGTTCGCGGCGATGTCGCTGCCGCTGGTGCTGCTGGCGCTGGCCGGCAATCCGTTTGCCACCGCGCTGCTGGCGCTGGTGGCGACGCTGTGCCTGCAGGCGCTGATGCTGCTGTCGCATCGCCATGAAGCGGTGCCGCTGTCGGCCGCGGTGATCATGGTGCTGCCGGTCTGCATCGCCTACCTGGCCGAGCAGAACCGGCACGGCCGCGCCAGCCTGCGCAGCAGCGACAAGCGCTTTCGCCAGGCCATGGAGCATTCGGCCATCGGCATGGCACTGGTCGACATGGATGGCCGCTGGCAGACCGTCAACCGCGCCATGACCGAGTTGCTGGGCTACAGCGCGGCCGAGCTGCGCGAGCTGAGCTACCAGCAGCTGACCCACCCGGACGACCTGACCGGCGACCTGCGCCAGGTCGCCAACCTGTTGTCCGGCAAGGTCGAGGCCTACCGCCTGGAAAAGCGCTACCGCCACAAGGACGGCCACTACCGCTGGGTACTGCTGGCGGTTTCGCTGGTGCGCGACGAGCAGACCGGCGAGCCGCAGCACTTCATCACGCAGGTGGAAGACATCCACGCGCGCAAGCTGGCACAGCAAGAGCTGGAACGGCTGTCGCGGCGCATCCAGCTGGCCGTCGAGGCCGGCGGCGTCGGCATCTGGGAATGGGACCTGGCCAGCGCCGGCATCACCTGGGATGCGCGCATGCATGCGCTGCACGGCACCGATCCCACCGGCGGCGCGCCGCTGTCGGAGCAATGGATCGCGCTGCTGCATCCCGAAGATGTCAGCCGCGTGCGCGGCGAGATGCGCCGCGCCATCCGCGGCGAGGCGGCGTTCGACACCGAATACCGCATCGTGCGCCCGGGCGGCGAGGTGCGCCACGTGCGCGCCATGGCGATGGTGACCCGCGGCGCCGACAGCACTGCGCACGCGCTGGTGGGCACCAACTGGGACATCACCGAGCAGCGCCGCCTGACCGAGGCGCTGTTCGAGGAAAAGGAGCGCCTGCATATCACGCTGCGCTCGATCGGCGATGCGGTGATCTGCACCGACGCCGCCATGCACGTGACCTTCATGAACCCGATCGCGGAGCAGCTGACCGGCTGGACCATGGCCGGCGCCACCGGGCTGCCGCTGGAACGGGTCTTCCGCATCGTCGACGAGAGCACCGGCGAGCCGATCCCGAGCCCGGTCGAGGCCTGCCTGCGCACGCTCACGCCGGCCTACCTGCAGGAAGGCGCGGTGCTGCAGAGCCTGACCGGCGAACGCCACGACGTGCAGGACTCGGCCGCGCCGGTGCTGACCGCGCGCGGCGAGGTGCTGGGCGCGGTGCTGGTGTTCCAGGACATCACCGCCGCGCGCGCGCTGCAGCGCGAGCTGGCGCGCTCGGCCATGCACGACGCGCTGACCGGCCTGCCCAACCGCACCTGGTTCGAGAAGCGCCTGCGCGAATCGTGCGAGGCGGCGCGGCTGCACGGCCATCGCGCGGCGCTGTGCTTTATCGACCTGGACCGCTTCAAGATCGTCAACGACACCGCCGGCCACGGCGCCGGCGACGTGCTGCTGCGCGAGCTCGGCTACCTGATCCGCCACCATGTGCGCCCGGACGACGTGCTGGCGCGCCTGGGCGGCGACGAGTTCGCGCTGCTGCTCAAGGACTGCACCGTCGACCAGGCCGAGCAGGTCTGCCAGGGCGTGATCGACGCCATCCGCGGGCGCCGCTTCCCGTGGGAGGGGCGCGTGTACGACGTCGGCGCCAGCATCGGCATCGCCGCCATCGACCTCGACGTGCCGCCGGTCAGCGAACTGATGAGCCGCGCCGACGTGGCCTGCTACGCGGCCAAGGCCGCGGGGCGCAGCCGGGTCTCGGTCTACCGCCGCGACGAGAGCGACGCGCGCCGCCACCACCGCGAGCTGGAAGTGGCCGCCGGCATCCACTCGGCGCTGGAGGCCAACCGCTTCCGCCTGTTCGCGCAGGAGATCCGCGCGCTGCAGCCGGAACAGAACGCGGACGGCAGCGCCCACCGCCATATCGAGATCCTGGTGCGCATGGTTGACGAGCACGGCGAGCTGATCCTGCCCGGCGCCTTCATTCCCGCCGCCGAGCGCTACGACCTGATGGGCCATGTCGACCGCTGGGTGATCCGCAACGTGCTGCGCGGCTACGGCGAACGGCTGGGCGCGGTGCCGGGCTTGTCGGTATCGATCAACCTGTCGGCCAACTCGCTGGGCGAGCCCTTCCTGCTGCCGTTCCTGCATGCCGAGCTCGAAGCCAGCGCCCTGCCCGCCAGCCGCATCCGGCTGGAAATCACCGAAACCGCGCTGATCAACAACATGGCCGCGGCCAACCGCCTGGTGGCGGAGATGCGGCGCGCCGGCTGCACGGTGTCGCTGGACGACTTCGGCTCGGGCCTGTCGTCGTTCGCCTACCTGAAGCAGTTCCCGGTGGACTACCTCAAGATCGACGGCAGCTTTATCCGGCAGCTGGCCGACAACGCGGTCGACCGCGAGATCGTCAGCTCGATCAACGACATCGGGCACCGCCTGGGCGTGCGCACGGTGGCGGAATGGGTCGAGGACGAACGCACCCTCGACGCGCTGCGCGCGATCGGCGTGGACTACGCGCAGGGCTATGCGATCGGGCGGCCGGTGGCGCTGGACGTGTTCCTGGCCGGGCACGCGCAGCGCAACGCGCAGGCCTCGTAG
- a CDS encoding dicarboxylate/amino acid:cation symporter produces MKLNRLPTLIFIAMLLGVLAGTAAHNLAPDAATAKSIANHLSILTDIFLRMIKMIIGPLVFATLVAGIASMGDGRAVGRIGMKAMMWFIGASVTSLLLGLVMANLLQPGHGMNLALPAADATSNLKTGALNLRDFIAHMFPKSFVEAMAHNEILQIVVFSLFFGFALGTVKDGVGKPVLQGIEGLADVMLKVTNYVMAFAPVGVFGAIAAVITAQGLGVLVVYAKLLGSLYLALALLWVALIGGGYCFLGRDVFRLLKGMRAPLMIGFATASSESAYPKVIDQLTRFGVKERITNFVLPLGYSFNLDGSIMYTSFAALFVAQVYGIELSLSQQITMLLVLLVTSKGIAGVPRASLVVVAAVLPMFGLPEAGILLVLGIDHVLDMGRTVTNVLGNAIATAVVAKSEGAIGAPVPSEEDEPAADTTTGLAPAQVLAAK; encoded by the coding sequence ATGAAACTGAATCGACTGCCCACCCTGATCTTCATTGCGATGCTGCTAGGCGTGCTGGCCGGCACCGCCGCGCACAACCTGGCGCCGGATGCCGCCACCGCCAAATCGATTGCGAACCACCTGTCGATCCTGACCGACATCTTCCTGCGGATGATCAAGATGATCATCGGCCCGCTGGTGTTCGCCACGCTGGTGGCCGGCATCGCCAGCATGGGCGACGGCCGCGCCGTCGGCCGCATCGGCATGAAGGCGATGATGTGGTTCATCGGCGCCTCGGTCACCTCGCTGCTGCTCGGCCTGGTCATGGCCAACCTGCTGCAGCCCGGCCACGGCATGAACCTGGCGCTGCCCGCGGCGGACGCCACCTCGAACCTGAAGACCGGGGCGCTGAACCTGCGCGACTTTATCGCGCACATGTTCCCCAAGAGCTTCGTCGAGGCCATGGCGCACAACGAGATCCTGCAGATCGTGGTGTTCTCGCTGTTCTTCGGCTTTGCGCTGGGCACCGTCAAGGACGGCGTCGGCAAGCCGGTGCTGCAAGGCATCGAGGGCCTGGCCGACGTGATGCTGAAGGTCACCAACTACGTGATGGCGTTCGCCCCGGTGGGCGTGTTCGGCGCGATCGCGGCCGTGATCACCGCGCAGGGCTTGGGCGTGCTGGTGGTCTACGCCAAGCTGCTGGGCAGCCTGTACCTGGCGCTGGCGCTGCTGTGGGTAGCGCTGATCGGCGGCGGCTACTGCTTCCTGGGCCGCGACGTGTTCCGCCTGCTCAAGGGCATGCGCGCGCCGCTGATGATCGGCTTTGCCACCGCCAGCAGCGAATCGGCCTATCCCAAGGTGATCGACCAGCTGACCCGCTTCGGCGTCAAGGAGCGCATCACCAACTTCGTGCTGCCGCTGGGCTACTCGTTCAACCTGGACGGCTCGATCATGTACACCTCGTTCGCCGCGCTGTTCGTGGCCCAGGTGTACGGCATCGAGCTGTCGCTGAGCCAGCAGATCACCATGCTGCTGGTGCTGCTGGTCACCAGCAAGGGCATCGCCGGCGTGCCGCGTGCCTCGCTGGTGGTGGTCGCCGCGGTGCTGCCGATGTTCGGCCTGCCCGAGGCCGGCATCCTGCTGGTGCTGGGCATCGACCACGTACTCGACATGGGTCGCACCGTGACCAATGTGCTCGGCAATGCGATTGCCACCGCCGTCGTCGCCAAAAGCGAAGGCGCCATCGGCGCGCCGGTACCGTCCGAGGAGGATGAACCCGCCGCGGATACCACCACCGGCCTGGCACCTGCCCAGGTCCTGGCGGCCAAGTAA
- the hutC gene encoding histidine utilization repressor encodes MPAPLYARVKQHISSRIADGSWPPHHRVPSETELVEALGVSRMTVHRALRELTAEGMLVRLQGVGTFVAEPKRRTALYAVNNIADDIAARGHRHRARVVSLEAERAGPAQAAALEVALEARVFHSVIVHYEDDVAIQLEDRYVNAVVAPDYLAQDFTKEIPYQYLSRIAPLTEGEHVVEAVLALPEECQLLAIERGEPCLLIRRRTWSAGRVVTSVRLVHPGSLHRLEGRFTS; translated from the coding sequence ATGCCGGCGCCGCTCTATGCGCGCGTCAAGCAGCACATCAGCAGCCGGATTGCTGACGGCAGCTGGCCGCCCCATCACCGCGTACCGTCCGAGACCGAGCTGGTAGAAGCGCTTGGCGTCAGCCGCATGACCGTGCACCGCGCGCTGCGCGAGCTCACCGCCGAAGGCATGCTGGTGCGGCTGCAGGGCGTCGGCACCTTCGTGGCCGAACCCAAGCGGCGCACCGCGCTGTATGCGGTCAACAATATCGCCGACGACATCGCCGCGCGCGGACACCGCCATCGCGCCCGCGTGGTCAGCCTGGAGGCGGAGCGCGCCGGTCCGGCGCAGGCCGCGGCGCTGGAGGTCGCGCTGGAGGCGCGGGTGTTCCATTCGGTGATCGTCCACTACGAGGATGACGTGGCAATCCAGCTGGAGGACCGCTATGTCAACGCCGTGGTCGCCCCGGACTACCTGGCGCAGGACTTCACCAAGGAAATTCCCTACCAGTACCTGTCGCGCATCGCCCCGCTGACCGAGGGCGAGCATGTGGTCGAGGCCGTGCTGGCGCTGCCGGAAGAGTGCCAACTGCTCGCCATCGAACGCGGCGAGCCGTGCCTGCTGATCCGCCGCCGCACCTGGTCCGCCGGACGCGTGGTGACGTCGGTGCGGCTGGTGCATCCGGGGTCGCTGCATCGCCTGGAAGGCCGGTTCACGTCCTAG
- the hutU gene encoding urocanate hydratase has protein sequence MTQTPTQPTRFRDTEIRAPRGTALTAKSWLTEAPLRMLMNNLDPEVAENPKELVVYGGIGRAARNWECYDRIVEALTRLEDDQTLLVQSGKPVGVFRTHRDAPRVLIANSNLVPHWANWEHFNELDAKGLAMYGQMTAGSWIYIGSQGIVQGTYETFVEAGRQHYGGELKGRWVLTAGLGGMGGAQPLAATLAGACSLNIECQQSRIDFRLKTRYVDEQATDLDDALARIDRYTSQGKAISIALCANAAEVLPELVRRGVRPDMVTDQTSAHDPLNGYLPAGWSWDEYRERAQREPAVVVKAAKASMAAHVRAMLDFQKLGVPTFDYGNNIRQMAKEEGVANAFDFPGFVPAYIRPLFCRGIGPFRWAALSGDPQDIYKTDAKVKELIPDDAHLHRWLDMARERISFQGLPARICWVGLGLRAKLGLAFNEMVRSGELSAPVVIGRDHLDSGSVASPNRETEAMQDGSDAVSDWPLLNALLNTASGATWVSLHHGGGVGMGFSQHSGVVIVCDGTDEAAARIARVLHNDPATGVMRHADAGYQIAVDCAREQGLDLPMLGG, from the coding sequence GTGACCCAGACCCCCACCCAACCTACTCGCTTCCGCGACACCGAAATCCGCGCCCCGCGCGGCACCGCGCTGACAGCCAAGAGCTGGCTGACCGAAGCGCCGCTGCGCATGCTGATGAACAACCTCGACCCCGAGGTGGCGGAGAACCCGAAGGAACTGGTGGTCTACGGCGGCATCGGCCGCGCCGCGCGTAACTGGGAATGCTATGACCGCATCGTCGAGGCCCTGACCCGGCTGGAAGACGACCAGACCCTGCTGGTGCAGTCGGGCAAGCCGGTCGGCGTGTTCCGCACCCACCGCGACGCCCCGCGCGTGCTGATCGCCAATTCCAACCTGGTGCCGCACTGGGCCAACTGGGAACACTTCAACGAGCTCGACGCCAAGGGCCTGGCCATGTACGGCCAGATGACCGCCGGCAGCTGGATCTACATCGGCAGCCAGGGCATCGTGCAGGGTACGTATGAAACCTTCGTCGAAGCCGGCCGCCAGCACTACGGTGGCGAGCTGAAGGGCCGCTGGGTGCTGACCGCGGGCCTGGGCGGCATGGGCGGCGCGCAGCCGCTGGCGGCGACGCTGGCCGGCGCCTGCTCGCTCAATATCGAATGCCAGCAGAGCCGCATCGATTTCCGCCTGAAGACCCGCTATGTCGACGAGCAGGCCACCGACCTCGACGACGCGCTGGCCCGCATCGACCGCTACACCTCGCAGGGCAAGGCGATCTCGATCGCGCTGTGCGCCAACGCCGCCGAAGTGCTGCCCGAACTGGTGCGCCGCGGCGTGCGCCCCGACATGGTGACCGACCAGACCAGCGCGCACGACCCGCTCAACGGCTACCTGCCGGCCGGCTGGAGCTGGGACGAATACCGCGAGCGCGCGCAGCGCGAGCCGGCCGTGGTGGTGAAGGCCGCCAAGGCCTCGATGGCCGCGCACGTGCGCGCCATGCTGGATTTCCAGAAGCTGGGCGTGCCGACCTTCGACTACGGCAACAACATCCGCCAGATGGCCAAGGAAGAAGGCGTGGCCAATGCGTTCGACTTCCCCGGCTTCGTGCCCGCCTATATCCGCCCGCTGTTCTGCCGCGGCATCGGCCCGTTCCGCTGGGCCGCGCTGTCGGGCGATCCGCAGGACATCTACAAGACCGACGCCAAGGTCAAGGAACTGATCCCCGACGACGCGCACCTGCACCGCTGGCTCGACATGGCGCGCGAGCGCATCAGCTTCCAGGGCCTGCCGGCGCGCATCTGCTGGGTCGGCCTGGGCCTGCGCGCCAAGCTGGGCCTGGCGTTCAACGAGATGGTCCGCAGCGGCGAGCTGTCGGCGCCGGTCGTGATCGGCCGCGACCACCTGGACTCGGGTTCGGTCGCCAGCCCCAACCGCGAGACCGAGGCGATGCAGGACGGCTCGGATGCCGTCTCTGACTGGCCGCTGCTCAACGCCCTGCTGAACACCGCCAGCGGCGCGACCTGGGTCTCGCTGCACCACGGCGGCGGCGTCGGCATGGGCTTCTCGCAGCATTCCGGCGTGGTGATCGTCTGCGACGGCACCGACGAGGCCGCCGCGCGCATCGCCCGCGTGCTGCACAACGACCCCGCCACCGGCGTGATGCGCCATGCCGACGCCGGCTACCAGATCGCCGTCGACTGCGCGCGCGAGCAGGGTCTGGACCTGCCGATGCTGGGCGGCTGA
- a CDS encoding MFS transporter, which translates to MPSDTTVPAYDGVAGARAGAHTPALSRTRAIAAITIGNGLEFYDFVVYSFFATLIGRLYFPVDNPTGQLLMSFATFGVGFLMRPLGGLLIGMYADRAGRKPAVALTLWLMGLSSLIFVVTPTYAQIGILAPVMVVVARLVQGFAIGGEMGASTALLLEYADDRTRGFYTAWQPFSQGLAALLGAVTGLVLSNLLAPAELEAWGWRLAFLIGILVIPVGLLIRRRLEETATPAHHGEHAAQWPLLRRYAREVFASILLMIGLASSTYIVVYYLSNYAVSVLKMPLSLGIWAGCIAAAVQVVLSPFAGWLADRVGRKPVVLWSRVALLAMVYPAFVLINAEPSLARLLVVVACLSVPMSMTAPASMVLVSEVLPRRLRATGLSIAYCVAIAIFGGFAQYFSTQLIQATGDVNAPALYVIGCGLVSLLGLLMVPETLGRRLK; encoded by the coding sequence ATGCCATCTGATACCACTGTGCCCGCCTACGATGGTGTCGCCGGCGCCCGGGCCGGCGCCCACACCCCAGCCCTGTCGCGCACGCGCGCCATTGCCGCCATCACCATCGGCAACGGCCTCGAGTTCTACGATTTCGTGGTCTACAGCTTCTTTGCCACGCTGATCGGCCGCCTGTACTTCCCCGTCGACAACCCCACCGGCCAGCTGCTGATGTCGTTCGCCACCTTCGGCGTCGGCTTCCTGATGCGTCCGCTCGGCGGCCTGCTGATCGGCATGTACGCCGACCGCGCCGGGCGCAAGCCGGCGGTGGCGCTGACGCTGTGGCTGATGGGCCTGAGCTCGCTGATCTTCGTGGTAACGCCGACGTACGCGCAGATCGGCATCCTCGCGCCGGTCATGGTGGTGGTCGCGCGGCTGGTGCAGGGCTTTGCCATCGGCGGCGAGATGGGCGCGTCGACCGCGCTGCTGCTGGAGTACGCCGACGACCGCACGCGCGGCTTCTATACCGCGTGGCAGCCGTTCAGCCAGGGCCTGGCCGCACTGTTGGGCGCCGTTACCGGCCTGGTGCTGAGCAACCTGCTGGCACCCGCCGAGCTGGAAGCATGGGGCTGGCGCCTGGCCTTCCTGATCGGCATCCTGGTGATCCCGGTCGGCCTGCTGATCCGCCGCCGCCTGGAAGAGACCGCCACGCCCGCGCACCACGGCGAGCACGCCGCGCAATGGCCGCTGCTGCGCCGGTATGCGCGCGAGGTCTTTGCCAGCATCCTGCTGATGATCGGCCTGGCCTCTTCCACCTATATCGTCGTCTATTACCTCAGCAACTACGCCGTCAGCGTGCTGAAGATGCCGCTGTCGCTGGGCATCTGGGCCGGCTGCATCGCCGCCGCGGTGCAGGTGGTGCTGTCGCCGTTCGCCGGCTGGCTGGCCGACCGCGTCGGCCGCAAGCCCGTGGTGCTGTGGTCGCGCGTGGCGCTGCTGGCGATGGTCTACCCGGCCTTCGTGCTGATCAACGCCGAGCCCTCGCTGGCGCGGCTGCTGGTGGTGGTGGCGTGCCTGTCGGTGCCGATGTCGATGACCGCGCCGGCGTCGATGGTGCTGGTCAGCGAGGTGCTGCCCAGGCGCCTGCGCGCCACCGGCCTGTCGATCGCCTATTGCGTGGCCATCGCCATCTTCGGCGGCTTTGCGCAATACTTCTCGACCCAGCTGATCCAGGCCACCGGCGACGTCAACGCTCCGGCGCTGTACGTGATCGGCTGCGGCCTGGTGTCGCTGCTCGGCCTGCTGATGGTGCCTGAAACGCTGGGGCGGCGGCTAAAATGA
- the hutG gene encoding formimidoylglutamase, translating to MSDLAELAPVTDATALTRDDTVWRGRRDIGEAGDTRRLFDVVAGPATPRTPGVPVLLGFCCDAGVVRNQGRPGAAGGPRELRRALAGVPAHGIGRLIDGGDIHCAGDALESAQQRLAQAVAAELAVGAWPLVLGGGHEVAWGTWQGLRMHLDARGDRGRVLIVNLDAHFDLRGSRPASSGTPFDQISADCRQRGLPFDYACLGVSRLANTAALFARAHALGVRHVEDTEMQERHLDARLAELERWVADADHVYLSIDLDVLPAAVMPGVSAPAAYGVPLAVVEAIATLLRDSGKLRVADLAEFNPAYDRDGCGARVAARLCYRLLGG from the coding sequence ATGAGCGACCTGGCAGAGCTCGCGCCGGTAACGGACGCGACCGCCCTCACCCGCGACGATACGGTCTGGCGCGGCCGCCGCGACATCGGCGAGGCCGGCGACACCCGGCGCCTGTTCGATGTCGTCGCCGGCCCCGCCACGCCGCGCACGCCCGGCGTGCCGGTGCTGCTGGGCTTTTGCTGCGACGCCGGCGTGGTGCGCAACCAGGGCCGGCCCGGTGCCGCCGGCGGCCCGCGTGAACTGCGCCGCGCGCTCGCCGGCGTGCCGGCGCACGGCATCGGCCGCCTGATCGACGGCGGCGACATCCACTGCGCAGGCGATGCGCTGGAGTCCGCGCAGCAGCGGCTGGCGCAGGCGGTGGCCGCCGAACTGGCGGTCGGTGCCTGGCCGCTGGTGCTGGGCGGCGGCCATGAAGTGGCCTGGGGCACGTGGCAAGGCCTGCGCATGCATCTGGACGCGCGCGGCGACCGCGGCCGCGTGCTGATCGTCAACCTCGACGCGCACTTCGACCTGCGCGGCAGCCGCCCCGCCAGCTCCGGCACGCCCTTCGACCAGATCTCCGCCGACTGCCGCCAGCGCGGCCTGCCGTTCGACTACGCCTGCCTGGGCGTCAGCCGGCTCGCCAACACCGCCGCGCTGTTTGCGCGCGCGCACGCGCTGGGCGTGCGCCATGTCGAGGACACCGAGATGCAGGAGCGCCATCTCGACGCGCGCCTGGCCGAACTGGAGCGCTGGGTCGCCGATGCCGACCACGTCTACCTGAGCATCGACCTCGACGTGCTGCCCGCCGCGGTCATGCCCGGCGTCTCGGCCCCGGCCGCCTATGGCGTGCCCCTGGCCGTGGTCGAAGCCATCGCCACGCTGCTGCGCGACAGCGGCAAGCTGCGCGTGGCGGACCTTGCCGAGTTCAATCCGGCGTACGACCGCGACGGCTGCGGCGCGCGGGTGGCGGCAAGGCTGTGCTACCGCTTGCTCGGCGGCTAA